One window from the genome of Haloarcula sp. CBA1127 encodes:
- a CDS encoding metallophosphatase — MRRRANRLAGTIRSIRGEDTVVAGTGDNTAPGVLAHYEGHQAMPFFRAVSTDVETVGNHDFDFGTAPILDVISKSPQEWIVANVFEGASEDERGVPFAGLDGTTVLHRDGRRVGFVGVIDPATPRIAPTGASELTVTSPVESVRTAVSELGDSVDHFVVLAHLRSDLEIAVAAVEGVDVVLGGHVHTERHEIVDGTLVVRPGANGRWSGKSSSSTDLLAECHPSLNS, encoded by the coding sequence TTGCGACGACGTGCGAATCGGCTTGCCGGAACGATCCGGTCGATCCGCGGTGAGGATACAGTGGTCGCTGGCACCGGCGACAACACTGCACCGGGTGTCCTCGCCCATTACGAGGGGCATCAAGCGATGCCGTTTTTCCGGGCAGTGAGTACCGACGTCGAGACGGTAGGGAACCACGATTTCGACTTTGGGACTGCCCCCATTCTAGACGTGATCTCGAAGAGTCCACAGGAGTGGATCGTCGCGAACGTTTTTGAAGGGGCGAGTGAGGACGAGCGTGGCGTTCCATTCGCTGGGTTAGACGGAACGACGGTCCTGCACCGAGACGGGCGGCGAGTCGGATTCGTCGGCGTCATCGATCCGGCGACTCCCCGGATTGCACCCACCGGCGCGTCAGAGCTGACCGTGACCAGTCCGGTCGAGAGCGTGCGGACAGCGGTCAGTGAACTCGGTGACAGTGTCGATCATTTCGTCGTTCTCGCACACTTGCGGAGCGACCTAGAGATCGCCGTTGCGGCCGTCGAGGGCGTCGACGTGGTCCTCGGCGGCCACGTCCACACGGAACGCCACGAGATTGTCGACGGAACACTGGTCGTCCGTCCCGGAGCGAACGGCAGGTGGTCTGGGAAATCGAGCTCTTCGACGGACTTGCTCGCCGAGTGCCACCCGTCACTCAACAGCTGA
- a CDS encoding 5'-nucleotidase C-terminal domain-containing protein produces the protein MADTTREQLADVGLLETVATVDDPIHRGLDRRTRGESRVGNLVADAYRWAADTDVSFVHNGGLREGRPLSGEVTAGEVASVHPFGGTVEALHVTGEQLRALLEAAFRPHREDGRLWHGDVSGMTVEYDPRLDG, from the coding sequence GTGGCTGACACGACACGCGAGCAGCTGGCCGATGTCGGCTTGCTGGAGACTGTTGCCACTGTCGACGACCCGATCCATCGAGGTCTCGACCGGCGAACCCGCGGCGAGAGTCGTGTTGGCAATCTCGTGGCCGACGCCTATCGCTGGGCGGCTGATACCGATGTCAGCTTCGTCCACAATGGCGGTCTTCGAGAGGGGCGACCCCTGTCCGGCGAAGTCACGGCTGGCGAGGTGGCCAGTGTACACCCCTTCGGCGGTACGGTAGAAGCCCTCCACGTCACGGGTGAACAGCTACGAGCCCTCTTGGAGGCGGCCTTCCGTCCCCACCGCGAGGACGGACGGCTCTGGCACGGCGACGTCAGCGGAATGACCGTCGAGTACGATCCGCGGCTGGACGGCTAA